DNA from Leishmania donovani BPK282A1 complete genome, chromosome 34:
GCCTCGCTCTGCGCTCATGTGTGGGGGATGTGTGGGGACTGGCAGCCACGTCTCCGCGAGTCACGGCGTACGATTGCGCCTTACCTTCCGCTGATAACATGTTTACGCCAACGCGACGGAACAGCGTACGCTGCAGGGGTATTCATGTACGTACGTGCGTGCGGAAGGGCACATGAAGGACACAAAGCGGGGAGAGCAAGACGTCCTTGCGAGCGGTGCACCGGCACTCTCAGCGTTGCGTGTACACGGACTTCTCTCCCCACGCGAATGGTGGCGTGAGGCGCCTGTCTCGAAAGTAGACACGACGGTGCTTGATGCGCCGGGTGCGCAATGATATCATTCAGCTAAGAACGCTTTTCCTACTCCTCGCACGCAAACAAAGTCGTTTCCTCGGCGCCCCTTGACGCGCTTGTACAACTGGAACaagcgacgacgcagcaaGGGGCATGCATTGACTCGAGATACGGCagccctcctctctcttccacccCTTCCTCACCATCACCGCGCGGGTTCACGGCACCTCTAATCTGTCTCTCCTGCTCTCACCCACCATTCCGCGacgctcccccctcccctcgttAGCTTGTGTGCGAGAGAAGTGGAGGTCTCATGCtcaggcgcacgcacgccacaGAATACGTACATACACCGCTtagctgcgcgcgcgtcgttTGTTTGATTCCTTTTTTCTGTCACATCATTGCCGCGGCCACTGCTTGACGGGCGCATGCCGGCTCGTGTCTTCGCACCCCATCCGCTACCCACGCTCCCACATCCGCCGTCAGCGTGCAGACATAGATCGATACAATTTGGTGCGCCTTCATTGAATCCGAGCCCATGACGCGGAAAATTCGAATCGGCGTTTTCCTGCTCTGCTACCACGTTccactctccctccctctctctgggGCGCTGGATGGGCTTCGGTGCCACGCGTGTGCTTCTTAGTCAGCGCGGTCTTAGGTGGGGGTTCTCGTTGTCGGgctcccctttctctcgttttttttttccccatCTTCTGATATCTGTTCAACTCAGCGTCGCGCAAGCGCGCGATGAACCTCGATGCgtgggaggagaaggtgcgccTTGTGCAGCCACTGGAGATGAAGGAAATGCAGCTCCTGCTTCGCACAGCCGTAAATCTGCTCATCGAGGAGAGCAACGTGCAAGGGGTGCACCTCCCTGTCACTATCTGCGGGGACATTCACGGTCAGTTCCTCGACCTTCTTCGACTCTTCGAGGTGGCAGGGGAAATTCGTCGCGAGACTAGCAGCATGAACTACATATTCCTAGGCGACCTCGTCGATCGGGGGCGCAACAGTGTCGAGGTACTCACCTTTCTTCTGATTATGAAGCTCAAATACCCGCACAAAATCACTCTCATCCGCGGCAACCACGAAACTCGGCAGGTCACCACCATGTACGGCTTCTACGATGAGTGCGCCGAGAAGTACGGCACAGTGGAGATATGGAAGCTGTGCACAGAGGTGTTTGACTGCATGCCGATCGCCGCACTCATCGAGGGCAAAAGTCTTTGCATTCATGGCGGTCTCTCTCCGGAAATCCGTGCGGTCGATCAAATCCGGCTGCTGAGCCGGCGGCAAGAGATTCCGAACGAAGGACCCTTTTCAGATCTCGTCTGGTCGGATCCGGAGAACGTCGACGGCTGGGTGGTGTCgcagcgtggcgccggcTTTCTTTTCGGCGCCTCCGTCACGCAAGAGTTTATCCACCGCAACCGGCTCAACCTCATCGCCCGCGCCCATCAACTCGTCCACGAGGGATTCAAGTACCACTTCGACGAGGAATACCTCTGCACAGTGTGGTCAGCGCCAAACTACTGCTATCGATGCGGCAACCTCGCCAGTGTCCTGCGCATCTACGAGGACCACTCGCGCGAGTTTGTCGTCTTtaaggaggtggaggcacAGATCACCTTCTCTGACGAGCCCAGAACGAAGGAACCGGCCTACTTTCTGTAGGGAGGTCCCCTCCCCCTGACCTCTCTCCATATCTGCTGGTCACCGGATGTTGTGCGCCGACGGCACGGCAGTCTTGTGgtctttattttttttttttcgttctggcacacacagcgaatgtgcgtgcgtcgccTCTGGTGAGGTattcctccccccccccactctctctgtctctctctctctctctgaatCGGCA
Protein-coding regions in this window:
- a CDS encoding protein serine/threonine phosphatase, putativee; this encodes MNLDAWEEKVRLVQPLEMKEMQLLLRTAVNLLIEESNVQGVHLPVTICGDIHGQFLDLLRLFEVAGEIRRETSSMNYIFLGDLVDRGRNSVEVLTFLLIMKLKYPHKITLIRGNHETRQVTTMYGFYDECAEKYGTVEIWKLCTEVFDCMPIAALIEGKSLCIHGGLSPEIRAVDQIRLLSRRQEIPNEGPFSDLVWSDPENVDGWVVSQRGAGFLFGASVTQEFIHRNRLNLIARAHQLVHEGFKYHFDEEYLCTVWSAPNYCYRCGNLASVLRIYEDHSREFVVFKEVEAQITFSDEPRTKEPAYFL